Proteins encoded in a region of the Deltaproteobacteria bacterium genome:
- the fusA gene encoding elongation factor G: MARLSPITSLPGIIFKVKSELSVERLRNIGVIAHIDAGKTTTTERILFYTGKIHRMGEVDDGSTQMDWMPQEQERGITITSAATTCRWRDCFINIIDTPGHVDFTAEVERSLRVLDGAVVIFCAVAGVQPQSEKVWRQADKYHVPRIVFVNKLDRIGAKHNKALEEMKSILDAAPLPLQMPVGEESGFSGVVDLLTMELITWEDDETANPIRSPVPEELREDAVSCRDSLLELLSESDERVMELFLEGKDVPRDLVMEAVRRGTLRREFYPVLFGSSLKNKGVQPLLDAIVDYLPSPLDLSAVSGTWKGEKIFRAPDPDESFSALMFKIMTYSGRPNLYYVRVYSGSRRVGEKMFNARSGKVERALKILRMHANRREEIQQMDAGDIVALVGLKDARSGDTLCDGQTPIVLEELSFPEPVIFIAIEPKSAKDQERMMDVLSLLAQEDPSFGVKVDEETGQVILSGMGELHLEVLVDRLFQDFKVEGRVGKPQVSYRETITRQVTAQERFAREIAGKEHEVSITLKVEPLPRGGKVQYVDACPDGQVPAEFKGLVAQSIYDAASSGALAGYPVIDIQATLLDCAHNHERSTDIAYRAAAVNAFNRCLREGVPVLLEPFMSVEVETPGEFTGEVMGSLNARRAVIQGTDRHGQVDVVRAKVPLKEMFGYTTSLRSVTQGRGVFSMELSHYKPVEKQS; the protein is encoded by the coding sequence ATGGCCAGGTTATCTCCAATTACGTCATTACCAGGGATAATCTTTAAGGTGAAATCTGAATTGTCTGTTGAAAGATTGCGAAATATCGGGGTTATTGCCCATATAGACGCAGGTAAAACCACCACAACGGAGCGGATCCTCTTCTACACCGGCAAGATACACCGGATGGGTGAGGTGGATGATGGATCCACCCAGATGGATTGGATGCCGCAGGAACAGGAGCGGGGTATAACCATTACCTCCGCCGCGACAACCTGCCGATGGCGGGATTGTTTCATCAACATCATTGATACCCCCGGCCATGTTGATTTTACTGCCGAAGTAGAGAGGTCCCTCCGTGTCCTTGATGGCGCAGTTGTTATTTTCTGTGCCGTAGCCGGTGTTCAGCCACAGTCCGAGAAGGTCTGGAGACAGGCCGATAAATATCATGTTCCTCGTATAGTATTCGTTAATAAATTAGATAGGATAGGAGCAAAACATAATAAAGCACTTGAAGAGATGAAATCTATCCTTGACGCTGCGCCCCTTCCTCTGCAAATGCCCGTCGGTGAGGAATCCGGGTTTTCCGGCGTCGTGGATCTTCTGACTATGGAACTCATTACCTGGGAAGACGACGAGACGGCAAATCCCATTAGATCCCCGGTGCCTGAAGAACTGAGGGAAGACGCAGTTTCATGTAGGGACTCCCTTCTGGAGCTTCTTTCCGAGTCCGATGAGAGGGTAATGGAACTTTTTCTCGAGGGAAAGGATGTGCCCCGGGACCTGGTGATGGAGGCGGTTCGCCGGGGGACTCTCAGGAGGGAATTCTACCCGGTTCTGTTTGGATCTTCCCTGAAGAATAAAGGTGTTCAGCCGCTGCTCGACGCCATCGTCGATTATCTCCCATCCCCTCTGGACCTTTCGGCCGTGTCAGGTACCTGGAAGGGAGAGAAAATTTTCAGGGCTCCTGATCCTGATGAATCCTTCAGCGCCCTCATGTTCAAGATCATGACCTACTCCGGGAGACCCAACCTCTACTACGTTCGGGTATATTCCGGGAGCCGTCGGGTCGGCGAGAAAATGTTCAATGCCAGGTCCGGGAAAGTGGAGCGGGCCCTGAAAATCCTCAGGATGCACGCCAACCGCAGGGAGGAAATACAACAGATGGATGCCGGGGACATCGTTGCGCTGGTGGGTCTTAAGGACGCCCGTTCAGGGGATACATTGTGCGATGGACAGACTCCCATCGTCCTGGAGGAACTCTCCTTTCCGGAGCCTGTTATCTTCATCGCCATCGAGCCGAAAAGTGCGAAAGACCAGGAGAGGATGATGGATGTCCTTTCCCTGCTGGCCCAGGAGGACCCCAGTTTCGGCGTCAAGGTGGATGAGGAAACAGGTCAGGTCATACTCAGCGGCATGGGTGAGCTTCACCTGGAGGTGCTGGTCGACAGACTTTTTCAGGATTTCAAGGTCGAAGGAAGGGTGGGCAAGCCACAGGTGTCATATCGCGAAACCATCACCCGGCAGGTCACGGCTCAGGAGAGATTTGCCAGGGAGATCGCCGGGAAAGAGCACGAGGTGTCCATAACCCTCAAAGTGGAGCCGCTCCCAAGGGGGGGGAAGGTCCAGTACGTCGATGCATGCCCGGACGGTCAGGTTCCGGCCGAATTCAAAGGTCTTGTCGCTCAGAGTATTTACGATGCGGCGTCCAGCGGAGCCTTGGCCGGGTACCCGGTCATTGACATTCAAGCCACCTTGTTGGATTGTGCCCACAACCATGAGCGTTCCACTGACATTGCCTACCGTGCCGCCGCCGTCAACGCTTTTAACAGGTGTTTAAGGGAAGGTGTCCCGGTTCTTCTGGAGCCTTTCATGTCGGTGGAGGTTGAAACGCCGGGTGAATTTACGGGTGAGGTTATGGGAAGCCTCAATGCCAGGCGGGCGGTGATACAGGGCACGGACAGACATGGCCAGGTGGATGTCGTCAGGGCCAAGGTGCCCCTCAAGGAGATGTTTGGATACACTACATCCTTAAGGTCGGTTACCCAGGGAAGGGGTGTGTTTTCCATGGAATTGTCACATTATAAGCCTGTGGAAAAACAATCATGA
- a CDS encoding HAD-IIB family hydrolase translates to MTFVVFTDLDGTLLDHDTYGFRMALPALDMLLRRNIAIVPVTSKTLTEVRWWMGILGIKGPFIYENGGGIIIPEDYFPGKVQGASREEIGLRISLGRKICDVRNALRDMAVELGLSIRVYGDMSYGEIASTTGLQGRELENSKRREFDEPFLVDGDYDQDALMKSARSRGMTVIRGGRFYHLVGGCDKGKAVRILMDLFRRKCGDIISMGIGDSENDIGLFQAVDLPFLVQRPDATYSPGIPAVAAERVAAPGPAGWRLAIEGFVSSEIN, encoded by the coding sequence ATGACGTTCGTTGTGTTTACCGATCTGGACGGCACCCTCCTGGACCATGATACCTATGGATTCAGAATGGCTCTGCCCGCTCTGGACATGCTGCTCAGGAGAAATATCGCGATTGTGCCGGTCACCAGCAAAACCTTGACCGAGGTACGGTGGTGGATGGGTATCCTCGGGATCAAAGGACCCTTTATCTATGAAAATGGCGGCGGAATCATTATCCCCGAAGACTACTTCCCCGGAAAGGTCCAGGGGGCTTCCAGGGAGGAGATCGGGTTGAGGATTTCCCTGGGCAGGAAGATTTGTGATGTGCGGAATGCCCTGAGGGATATGGCCGTTGAACTCGGATTATCCATTCGGGTATACGGGGACATGTCATATGGCGAGATAGCATCAACGACGGGGCTGCAGGGCCGGGAGTTGGAAAACAGCAAAAGGCGTGAATTCGACGAACCTTTCCTCGTCGATGGAGATTATGATCAGGATGCGTTAATGAAATCCGCGCGGTCCAGGGGGATGACGGTCATTCGTGGAGGGCGTTTCTACCATCTGGTCGGTGGCTGTGACAAGGGGAAGGCGGTCCGGATACTGATGGACCTTTTTCGCAGAAAGTGCGGAGATATTATTTCCATGGGCATAGGTGACAGCGAAAACGACATCGGTCTTTTTCAGGCCGTGGACCTGCCCTTTCTGGTACAGCGCCCGGATGCGACCTACTCGCCCGGAATCCCGGCGGTTGCGGCCGAGAGGGTCGCAGCCCCCGGTCCGGCGGGATGGCGGCTGGCCATAGAAGGGTTCGTTTCCAGTGAAATCAATTGA
- the rnc gene encoding ribonuclease III, giving the protein MKSIEARLGYRFRDRRLLTQALTHPSAVSEGRSDGPDYQRLEFLGDAVLQLVVSQILMSRYPQRGEGDLSFIRSEIVRKENLADRGENIGILEHIITGPSLASAESVAFRTVAAEALESIFGAVFLDGGWDAARKATVLVLGDFPNPGDGLKGSKSLLQEIIQGRFDGDVPVYRVEELSHGTPESRFQAAVYHGKRLLGTGSGRSKKRAEESAAERALRKLKDP; this is encoded by the coding sequence GTGAAATCAATTGAGGCCCGGCTGGGATATCGCTTCCGGGACAGAAGGCTCCTGACCCAGGCCTTGACCCACCCATCGGCCGTATCCGAGGGCAGGTCCGATGGCCCTGACTATCAGCGGTTGGAGTTTCTTGGTGATGCGGTCCTTCAGCTTGTCGTCTCCCAGATTCTCATGTCCCGTTACCCCCAACGGGGTGAAGGGGACCTTAGTTTCATCAGGTCGGAAATTGTCAGGAAGGAGAACCTTGCCGACAGGGGAGAAAATATAGGGATACTTGAGCACATCATTACGGGGCCCAGCCTTGCGTCCGCCGAAAGTGTTGCCTTCAGGACGGTGGCGGCCGAGGCGCTGGAATCGATTTTTGGCGCGGTATTTCTGGACGGTGGTTGGGATGCGGCCAGGAAAGCGACCGTTTTGGTCCTGGGGGATTTTCCGAATCCGGGTGATGGTCTGAAAGGGTCCAAATCCCTCCTGCAGGAGATCATCCAGGGCCGTTTTGACGGCGACGTCCCCGTCTACAGGGTTGAGGAACTGAGCCATGGAACTCCGGAGAGCAGGTTTCAGGCTGCAGTTTACCACGGGAAAAGGTTGCTTGGAACAGGTTCGGGGAGGAGCAAGAAGAGGGCCGAGGAATCGGCGGCCGAAAGAGCGCTCAGAAAGCTGAAGGATCCATAA
- a CDS encoding GTPase Era produces MTVFKSGFVGILGRPNVGKSTLLNILCGEKLAIISAKPQTTRNRILGVLHGSGFQIVFLDTPGMHEFGKALNRYMRGVIEGVAKDVDTVIYMVDATREQGREDALALDLMPAGTAIPVILAVNKVDQAGEKKAGERAKMLEEAYPFSGIFPVSALKGTGIESLREHIIANLPEGVPYFPEDMVTDQPLDFRLAEIIREKLFDLTGQEVPYAAAVVVEDVSPRNDGLLEVSGMIYVERETQKGIIIGKGGRMIQDIGKAARLDMEQWLGRKVYLALRVKVKKKWTDREGILRQFGYR; encoded by the coding sequence GTGACGGTTTTTAAGTCGGGTTTTGTCGGGATTCTCGGGAGGCCTAATGTTGGGAAGTCGACCCTCCTCAACATCCTTTGCGGGGAGAAACTCGCCATCATATCGGCCAAACCGCAGACAACCCGGAACCGCATCCTCGGGGTGCTGCACGGGTCCGGTTTCCAGATCGTCTTTCTGGACACTCCGGGGATGCATGAGTTCGGAAAGGCGCTGAACCGGTACATGCGCGGGGTAATCGAAGGGGTAGCGAAGGATGTGGACACGGTAATCTACATGGTGGACGCGACTCGCGAACAGGGTCGGGAGGACGCCCTTGCGCTGGACCTGATGCCCGCCGGGACGGCCATACCGGTCATTCTGGCGGTCAACAAGGTGGATCAGGCAGGTGAAAAAAAGGCCGGAGAACGGGCGAAAATGCTGGAAGAGGCATACCCTTTCAGTGGTATCTTCCCCGTGAGCGCCCTGAAGGGCACGGGCATTGAAAGCCTACGGGAGCACATCATCGCGAACCTGCCGGAGGGGGTCCCGTATTTTCCGGAGGATATGGTTACCGACCAGCCCCTGGACTTCAGATTGGCGGAGATCATCAGGGAAAAACTGTTTGACCTGACCGGACAGGAAGTTCCCTATGCCGCGGCTGTTGTTGTTGAGGACGTATCACCAAGGAACGATGGACTGCTTGAGGTTTCAGGCATGATCTACGTCGAGAGGGAGACACAGAAGGGCATCATCATAGGCAAGGGCGGCAGGATGATTCAGGATATAGGAAAGGCCGCCCGCCTCGACATGGAACAATGGCTGGGCCGAAAGGTGTACCTGGCCCTGAGGGTCAAGGTCAAAAAGAAATGGACGGACCGGGAAGGGATACTCAGACAGTTCGGCTACAGATGA